One window of the Micropterus dolomieu isolate WLL.071019.BEF.003 ecotype Adirondacks linkage group LG08, ASM2129224v1, whole genome shotgun sequence genome contains the following:
- the LOC123975111 gene encoding cytochrome c oxidase subunit 4 isoform 2, mitochondrial isoform X1 translates to MLHLTAGRVGSLMARRATLALTTSSARMASHGHEVAESVDMSQPMYWDRRDTPLPDKRYKDVLTGAEESLKQKEKGPWSQLTKEEKIALYRLTFCQTFPEMKQQTGEWKTVLGGIFIFLGFTGLVVWWQTVYVYPERPRTFDDDWQAKQLKRMLDMRVNPVHGFAAKWDYEKGQWK, encoded by the exons ATGCTCCACCTGACTGCAGGCCGCGTGGGAAGCCTCATGGCCCGGCGCGCGACACTGGCCTTGACCACCAGCAGCGCGAGGATGGCGAGCCACGGTCACG AGGTGGCAGAGTCAGTGGACATGTCTCAGCCAATGTACTGGGACCGCCGGGACACCCCTCTGCCTGACAAACGCTACAAAGATGTGCTGACTGGTGCCGAAGAGAGCCTGAAACAGAAGGAGAAAGGACCCTGGAGCCAGCTGACCAAAGAGGAGAAGATTGCCT TGTACCGGCTGACGTTCTGTCAGACCTTCCCAGAGATGAAGCAGCAGACAGGAGAGTGGAAGACTGTCCTCGGGGGTATCTTCATCTTTCTGGGCTTCACTGGCCTGGTGGTCTGGTGGCAGACAGTCTACG TCTACCCTGAGCGCCCCAGGACCTTTGACGATGACTGGCAGGCCAAACAGCTAAAGAGGATGTTAGACATGAGGGTGAACCCCGTCCATGGCTTCGCAGCCAAGTGGGATTATGAGAAGGGCCAGTGGAAGTGA
- the LOC123975111 gene encoding cytochrome c oxidase subunit 4 isoform 2, mitochondrial isoform X2 has protein sequence MAASQVLYSSDPKVTRPVSVHPEVAESVDMSQPMYWDRRDTPLPDKRYKDVLTGAEESLKQKEKGPWSQLTKEEKIALYRLTFCQTFPEMKQQTGEWKTVLGGIFIFLGFTGLVVWWQTVYVYPERPRTFDDDWQAKQLKRMLDMRVNPVHGFAAKWDYEKGQWK, from the exons ATGGCTGCTTCACAGGTGTTGTACAG CAGTGATCCAAAGGTGACCCGTCCTGTGTCTGTCCATCCAGAGGTGGCAGAGTCAGTGGACATGTCTCAGCCAATGTACTGGGACCGCCGGGACACCCCTCTGCCTGACAAACGCTACAAAGATGTGCTGACTGGTGCCGAAGAGAGCCTGAAACAGAAGGAGAAAGGACCCTGGAGCCAGCTGACCAAAGAGGAGAAGATTGCCT TGTACCGGCTGACGTTCTGTCAGACCTTCCCAGAGATGAAGCAGCAGACAGGAGAGTGGAAGACTGTCCTCGGGGGTATCTTCATCTTTCTGGGCTTCACTGGCCTGGTGGTCTGGTGGCAGACAGTCTACG TCTACCCTGAGCGCCCCAGGACCTTTGACGATGACTGGCAGGCCAAACAGCTAAAGAGGATGTTAGACATGAGGGTGAACCCCGTCCATGGCTTCGCAGCCAAGTGGGATTATGAGAAGGGCCAGTGGAAGTGA
- the LOC123975111 gene encoding cytochrome c oxidase subunit 4 isoform 2, mitochondrial isoform X3 produces MSQPMYWDRRDTPLPDKRYKDVLTGAEESLKQKEKGPWSQLTKEEKIALYRLTFCQTFPEMKQQTGEWKTVLGGIFIFLGFTGLVVWWQTVYVYPERPRTFDDDWQAKQLKRMLDMRVNPVHGFAAKWDYEKGQWK; encoded by the exons ATGTCTCAGCCAATGTACTGGGACCGCCGGGACACCCCTCTGCCTGACAAACGCTACAAAGATGTGCTGACTGGTGCCGAAGAGAGCCTGAAACAGAAGGAGAAAGGACCCTGGAGCCAGCTGACCAAAGAGGAGAAGATTGCCT TGTACCGGCTGACGTTCTGTCAGACCTTCCCAGAGATGAAGCAGCAGACAGGAGAGTGGAAGACTGTCCTCGGGGGTATCTTCATCTTTCTGGGCTTCACTGGCCTGGTGGTCTGGTGGCAGACAGTCTACG TCTACCCTGAGCGCCCCAGGACCTTTGACGATGACTGGCAGGCCAAACAGCTAAAGAGGATGTTAGACATGAGGGTGAACCCCGTCCATGGCTTCGCAGCCAAGTGGGATTATGAGAAGGGCCAGTGGAAGTGA